The Prinia subflava isolate CZ2003 ecotype Zambia chromosome 5, Cam_Psub_1.2, whole genome shotgun sequence genome window below encodes:
- the XRCC3 gene encoding DNA repair protein XRCC3 isoform X1: MDWDQFDLNPKTIAALKKADIKSVREVLNLSGADLQRLMKLSSADIQCLLRTVSHMLRRNSMLTALQLYQDKDHFTSQHQKLSLGCSVLDNLLKGGIPLVGITELAGESSAGKTQISLQLCLCVQYPYKYGGLESGAVYICTEDVFPSKRLQQLIEQQHKLRADVPAEIIHKIRFGNSIFVERAADLDSFQQCLSRRLSLLLARGMARLVVIDSLAALFRCDFGPAQAALRARYLQSFGAQLHSLSTRFSTPIMCINQVSDAVSESEAAQCSCRVEGSRVTPALGITWSNQLLMRLMVSRASLPGHSPGAASHCAGSVRTLRVVFAPHLPPSFCYYTVQLEGVKGIK; this comes from the exons ATGGATTGGGACCAGTTTGACTTGAACCCTAAAACAATTGCTGCCCtgaaaaaag CTGACATAAAATCAGTAAGAGAAGTTTTAAACCTCTCTGGAGCAGACTTGCAGAGACTGATGAAGCTCTCCAGTGCAGACATCCAGTGCCTGCTCAGAACAGTGTCCCACATGCTGAGGAGGAACAGCATGCTCACAG cactTCAACTCTACCAAGATAAAGATCATTTCACCTCCCAGCACCAGAAGCTGAGCCTGGGATGCTCAGTGCTAGACAACCTGCTGAAAGGTGGCATTCCTTTAGTGGGAATCACGGAGCTGGCTGGGGAGAGTTCTGCTGGGAAGACTCAGATTAGTTTACAGCTGTGCCTGTGCGTGCAGTATCCTTACAAGTACGGTGGATTAGAGTCTG gagctgtctACATTTGCACAGAAGATGTGTTCCCAAGCAAACGTTTGCAGCAGCTCATAGAGCAACAGCACAAGCTGCGTGCAGATGTTCCAGCTGAAATCATACACAAGATCAGATTTGGAAACAGCATTTTTGTTGAGCGGGCAGCAGACCTG gacagcttccagcagtgcctgtcGCGGCGGCTGTCGCTGCTGCTGGCGCGGGGCATGGCGCGCCTCGTGGTCATCGACTCCCTCGCCGCCCTGTTCCGCTGCGACTTCGGCCCCGCACAGGCCGCGCTCAGGGCGCGCTACCTGCAGAGCTTCGGGGCACAGCTGCACAGCCTCAGCACCAGGTTCAGCACTCCCATCATGTGCATTAACCAG GTGTCGGATGCAGTGAGCGAGTCAGAGGCtgctcagtgcagctgcag GGTAGAGGGCAGCAGAGTCACTCCAGCACTCGGAATAACCTGGTCCAACCAGCTGCTGATGAGACTGATGGTCAGCCGGGCCTCCCTGCCCGGACACTCACCCGGGGCAGCATCACACTGCGCTGGAAGCGTCAGGACTTTAAGGGTCGTTTTTGCTCCTCATCTCCCTCCATCCTTTTGCTACTATACAGTACAGCTGGAAGGtg
- the XRCC3 gene encoding DNA repair protein XRCC3 isoform X2, translated as MDWDQFDLNPKTIAALKKADIKSVREVLNLSGADLQRLMKLSSADIQCLLRTVSHMLRRNSMLTALQLYQDKDHFTSQHQKLSLGCSVLDNLLKGGIPLVGITELAGESSAGKTQISLQLCLCVQYPYKYGGLESGAVYICTEDVFPSKRLQQLIEQQHKLRADVPAEIIHKIRFGNSIFVERAADLDSFQQCLSRRLSLLLARGMARLVVIDSLAALFRCDFGPAQAALRARYLQSFGAQLHSLSTRFSTPIMCINQVSDAVSESEAAQCSCRQLCS; from the exons ATGGATTGGGACCAGTTTGACTTGAACCCTAAAACAATTGCTGCCCtgaaaaaag CTGACATAAAATCAGTAAGAGAAGTTTTAAACCTCTCTGGAGCAGACTTGCAGAGACTGATGAAGCTCTCCAGTGCAGACATCCAGTGCCTGCTCAGAACAGTGTCCCACATGCTGAGGAGGAACAGCATGCTCACAG cactTCAACTCTACCAAGATAAAGATCATTTCACCTCCCAGCACCAGAAGCTGAGCCTGGGATGCTCAGTGCTAGACAACCTGCTGAAAGGTGGCATTCCTTTAGTGGGAATCACGGAGCTGGCTGGGGAGAGTTCTGCTGGGAAGACTCAGATTAGTTTACAGCTGTGCCTGTGCGTGCAGTATCCTTACAAGTACGGTGGATTAGAGTCTG gagctgtctACATTTGCACAGAAGATGTGTTCCCAAGCAAACGTTTGCAGCAGCTCATAGAGCAACAGCACAAGCTGCGTGCAGATGTTCCAGCTGAAATCATACACAAGATCAGATTTGGAAACAGCATTTTTGTTGAGCGGGCAGCAGACCTG gacagcttccagcagtgcctgtcGCGGCGGCTGTCGCTGCTGCTGGCGCGGGGCATGGCGCGCCTCGTGGTCATCGACTCCCTCGCCGCCCTGTTCCGCTGCGACTTCGGCCCCGCACAGGCCGCGCTCAGGGCGCGCTACCTGCAGAGCTTCGGGGCACAGCTGCACAGCCTCAGCACCAGGTTCAGCACTCCCATCATGTGCATTAACCAG GTGTCGGATGCAGTGAGCGAGTCAGAGGCtgctcagtgcagctgcag
- the ZFYVE21 gene encoding zinc finger FYVE domain-containing protein 21 isoform X1 → MSGGDAKKLVRSPSGLRMVPEHRAARSPFGLDEPPWVPDKECPRCMQCDTKFDFITRKHHCRRCGKCFCDKCCSKKVPLPRMCFVDPVRQCAECALVSQKETEFYDKQLKVLMNGATFFVTLGTSDKSELMVCRLSNNQRYLVLDGDSHYEIEIIQISTVQILTEGFTPGEKDIHTYTSLLESPPVTEGGNTRAIGMILQYKVPGSEEVTQMKFTAGEDFSCNKKLSAAWLAAMHKATKLLYESRDQ, encoded by the exons ATGTCGGGCGGCGACGCGAAGAAGCTGGTGCGCTCCCCCAGCGGGCTGCGCATGGTGCCCGAGCACCGCGCCGCCCGCAGCCCCTTCGGCCTCGACGAGCCCCCCTGGGTGCCCGACAAGGAG TGCCCAAGATGTATGCAGTGTGATACAAAATTTGACTTCATAACTAGAAAG CATCACTGCCGGAGGTGTGGGAAGTGTTTCTGTGACAAGTGCTGCAGTAAGAAAGTGCCTCTGCCCCGCATGTGCTTCGTGGACCCCGTGCGCCAGTGTGCGGAGTGCGCGCTGGTCTCGCAGAAGGAGACAGAGTTCTACGACAAACAGCTCAAAGTGCTCATGAATG gtGCTACATTCTTTGTAACTCTGGGAACATCTGATAAATCTGAGCTCATGGTTTGTCGACTTTCCAACAACCAGAG ATACCTGGTTTTGGATGGAGACAGCCATTATGAAATTGAAATTATACAGATTTCAACTGTTCAGATACTTACAGAGGGATTTACTCCTGGAG AAAAAGATATTCACACTTACACCAGCCTCCTGGAGAGCCCGCCTGTTACTGAAG GAGGCAACACTCGTGCCATAGGGATGATCCTGCAGTACAAGGTCCCGGGGTCGGAGGAGGTGACGCAGATGAAGTTTACTGCTGGTGAAGACTTCAGCTGTAACAAGAAGCTGTCggcagcctggctggcagccaTGCATAAG GCAACAAAACTTCTCTATGAGTCTCGGGACCAGTGA
- the ZFYVE21 gene encoding zinc finger FYVE domain-containing protein 21 isoform X2 produces the protein MSGGDAKKLVRSPSGLRMVPEHRAARSPFGLDEPPWVPDKECPRCMQCDTKFDFITRKHHCRRCGKCFCDKCCSKKVPLPRMCFVDPVRQCAECALVSQKETEFYDKQLKVLMNGATFFVTLGTSDKSELMVCRLSNNQRYLVLDGDSHYEIEIIQISTVQILTEGFTPGGGNTRAIGMILQYKVPGSEEVTQMKFTAGEDFSCNKKLSAAWLAAMHKATKLLYESRDQ, from the exons ATGTCGGGCGGCGACGCGAAGAAGCTGGTGCGCTCCCCCAGCGGGCTGCGCATGGTGCCCGAGCACCGCGCCGCCCGCAGCCCCTTCGGCCTCGACGAGCCCCCCTGGGTGCCCGACAAGGAG TGCCCAAGATGTATGCAGTGTGATACAAAATTTGACTTCATAACTAGAAAG CATCACTGCCGGAGGTGTGGGAAGTGTTTCTGTGACAAGTGCTGCAGTAAGAAAGTGCCTCTGCCCCGCATGTGCTTCGTGGACCCCGTGCGCCAGTGTGCGGAGTGCGCGCTGGTCTCGCAGAAGGAGACAGAGTTCTACGACAAACAGCTCAAAGTGCTCATGAATG gtGCTACATTCTTTGTAACTCTGGGAACATCTGATAAATCTGAGCTCATGGTTTGTCGACTTTCCAACAACCAGAG ATACCTGGTTTTGGATGGAGACAGCCATTATGAAATTGAAATTATACAGATTTCAACTGTTCAGATACTTACAGAGGGATTTACTCCTGGAG GAGGCAACACTCGTGCCATAGGGATGATCCTGCAGTACAAGGTCCCGGGGTCGGAGGAGGTGACGCAGATGAAGTTTACTGCTGGTGAAGACTTCAGCTGTAACAAGAAGCTGTCggcagcctggctggcagccaTGCATAAG GCAACAAAACTTCTCTATGAGTCTCGGGACCAGTGA
- the PPP1R13B gene encoding apoptosis-stimulating of p53 protein 1 isoform X1, translating to MILTVFLSNNEQILTEVPITPETTCRDVVEFCKEPGEGLCHLAEVWRGNERPIPFDHMMYDHLQKWGPRREEVKFFLRHEESPAESNEQSGRQAQNQRNGINLPVEKRTENGVGNPRVELTLSELQDMAARQQQQIENQQQMLVAKEQRLRYLKQQERRQQQSVSESEKLQKLKERVETQETKLKKIRAMRGQVDYSKMMNGNLSTEIEHISAMFQEKQQELQAAVLKVDQLTQQLEDLRKGKLNGFQSYNGQMTGPAAIELKKLYQELQIRNRLNQEQNSKLQQQKELLNKRNMEVAMMDKRINELRERLYKKKVEARQKENIPLNRINGTSSPQSSLSASGRVAAVGPYIQVPSAGTYTVPVDPVKPQSLTIAPNSTHGRSKSETDCGCVRKSPDTWKVSDLDIIVDPILSPPTSLQSAVHNVIRLAPTVFDTQHSNDGNWPILKQSSAPVVKPPQISNTDWKESSMDTALKQGTISSQPLPTSVLGSTDKLGLDLGKVPPTVPGVSKQLPQNYGTYPSPVPLGTGSTNSLERRKDGSLPRPGSSIANRQRPVPLPPPSNVHQPSSSQQIQQRISVPPSPTYQPSGPPLFPGGEARPELPLTVAIRPFLADKGSRPQSPRKGPQTVNSSSIYSVYLQQATPPKNYQQAVYNTLNKSVKAVYGKPVLQSGSTSPSPLPFLHGSLPAQSPSQPQSQPQTEVTEKDQEVENAPPPSENSNVENIPRPLSPTKLTPIVHSPLRYQSDADLEALRRKLANAPRPLKKRSSITEPEGPSGPNIQKLLYQRFNTLAGGIESAPFYQPSNPQDFIGNLADVDNGNAGTNGNIEEPIPVQPTVPVPDEPPPSSDANDNELPSPATEELISTETTNQTPDTTEDNNNNLAIVPSTEQSPSPTPEVSSPVEDEAPLPPALPPPLPPTKRTNLKKPNSERTGHGLRVKFNPLALLLDASLEGEFDLVQRIIYEVDDPSKPNDEGITPLHNAVCAGHHHIVKFLLDFGVNVNAADSDGWTPLHCAASCNSVHLCKLLVESGAAIFASTISDIETAADKCEEMEEGYIQCSQFLYGVQEKLGVMNKGVVYALWDYEAQNNDELSFHEGDAITILRRKDDNETEWWWARLNDKEGYVPKNLLGLYPRIKPRQRTLA from the exons GTTGGGAACCCACGTGTTGAGCTCACTCTGTCTGAACTGCAAGATATGGCTGCCCGACAACAGCAACAGATTGAAAATCAACAGCAAATGTTGGTTGCTAAG GAACAACGTTTGCGTTACCTGAAGCAGCAAGAACGTCGCCAGCAGCAGTCTGTTTCTGAGAGTGAAAAGCTTCAAAAACTTAAAGAACGTGTTGAAACCCAAGAGACAAAGCTGAAAAAGATCCGTGCCATGAGAGGACAAGTGGACTACAGCAAGATGATGAATGGCAATTTGT CCACTGAAATTGAGCATATAAGTGCCATgttccaggaaaagcagcaggagctgcaggctgcagtgttAAAAGTGGATCAACTCACTCAGCAACTGGAGGATTTAAGGAAAGGGAAACTGAACGGGTTTCAGTCTTACAATGGACAAATGACAGGGCCTGCAGCAATAGAATTAAAAAAGTTGTATCAAGAGCTACAG atCCGTAACAGGCTTAACCAGGAGCAGAACTccaagctccagcagcagaaagaacTGCTAAACAAACGCAACATGGAGGTGGCCATGATGGACAAGCGAATCAACGAGCTGCGCGAACGACTGTACAAGAAAAAAGTTGAGGCAcgtcaaaaagaaaacattcct TTGAATCGTATCAATGGCACTTCATCGCCCCAGTCGTCCCTGAGTGCTTCAGGAAGGGTGGCAGCAGTAGGACCTTACATCCAAGTTCCAAGTGCTGGCACTTACACTGTACCAGTAGATCCAGTTAAGCCACAGTCTCTCACCATTGCTCCTAACTCAACACATGGAAGGTCAAAATCTG AGACAGACTGTGGGTGTGTGAGAAAATCTCCAGACACCTGGAAGGTTTCTGATTTAGACATAATAGTGGATCCTATTCTGTCACCTCCCACTTCTCTTCAGTCTGCTGTTCACAATGTCATCCGCCTGGCACCTACTGTGTTTGACACCCAGCACT CTAATGATGGAAATTGGCCGATACTTAaacagagctcagcccctgtgGTGAAACCCCCTCAGATCTCCAACACAGACTGGAAAGAATCGAGCATGGATACTGCTTTAAAACAAGGAACTATATCCAGCCAGCCTTTGCCAACTTCAGTATTAGGAAGTACTGATAAGCTG GGTCTTGACCTGGGGAAGGTGCCACCAACAGTTCCTGGTGTAAGCAAGCAGTTGCCTCAGAACTATGGGACCTATCCAAGCCCAGTTCCCCTAGGAACAGGTTCTACAAACTCTCTAGAAAGAAGGAAGGACGGCAGCCTGCCCAGACCTGGCAGCAGCATAGCGAATCGGCAGCGGCCGGTTCCGCTCCCGCCGCCCAGCAACGTgcaccagcccagctcctcccagcagaTCCAGCAGAGAATctctgtccctcccagccccacgTACCAACCCTCCGGCCCCCCCTTGTTCCCAGGAGGAGAGGCCAGGCCAGAACTGCCTTTGACTGTGGCAATCAGACCTTTTCTTGCTGATAAAGGATCCAGACCTCAGTCTCCCAGAAAAGGGCCACAGACAGTGAACTCCAGTTCCATCTACTCAGTGTATCTTCAGCAAGCAACGCCACCAAAGAATTACCAACAAGCTGTGTACAATACTTTAAATAAGTCGGTAAAAGCag tttatGGAAAGCCTGTGTTACAGTCTGGTTCAACCTCTCCCTCACCCTTGCCATTCCTTCATGGCTCTTTGCCTGCCCAGTCTCCTTCACAGCCACAATCTCAGCCTCAGACTGAGGTCACTGAAAAAGATCAAGAGGTGGAAAATGCTCCACCACCCAGTGAAAACAGCAATGTGGAAAACATTCCCCGTCCTCTCAGTCCTACCAAGCTCACCCCTATTGTGCACTCGCCCCTTCGGTATCAGAGTGATGCTGACCTCGAGGCTCTGAGGAGAAAATTGGCCAATGCTCCGAGGCCACTAAAGAAACGCAGCTCCATCACCGAGCCAGAGGGCCCGAGTGGACCCAATATACAAAAATTATTGTATCAGCGCTTTAATACCCTGGCTGGAGGGATAGAAAGTGCTCCCTTCTACCAGCCCAGCAATCCACAGGACTTCATAGGCAACTTAGCTGACGTTGATAACGGGAATGCCGGCACCAATGGCAATATCGAAGAACCAATCCCTGTGCAGCCTACAGTTCCTGTCCCTGATGAGCCACCCCCATCATCCGATGCCAATGACAACGAGTTACCTTCCCCTGCTACCGAGGAGCTGATAAGCACTGAAACCACGAATCAAACACCTGACACAACTgaagacaacaacaacaaccttGCTATAGTTCCTTCTACTGAGCAGTCACCCAGTCCCACGCCAGAGGTCAGTTCTCCAGTAGAAGATGAAGCTCCTTTGCcacctgctcttcctcctccacttCCTCCA ACAAAACGCACCAACTTGAAGAAACCCAACTCAGAAAGAACAGGCCATGGTTTGAGAGTGAAGTTCAATCCCTTGGCTCTCCTCCTAGATGCTTCTTTGGAGGGTGAATTCGATCTGGTACAACGAATCATATATGAG GTCGATGATCCCAGTAAACCAAATGATGAAGGCATTACACCTTTGCATAATGCAGTGTGTGCTGGTCATCACCACATTGTGAAGTTCCTACTCGATTTTGGTGTAAATGTAAATGCAGCAGATAGTGATGGGTG gACACCCTTGCATTGTGCAGCTTCTTGCAATAGTGTTCACCTCTGTAAACTACTGGTTGAATCTGGGGCAGCTATTTTTGCTTCAACTATAAGTGATAtagaaactgctgcagacaaGTGTGAGGAGATGGAAGAAGGGTATATTCAGTGTTCCCAGTTTTTGTATG GAgtgcaggagaagctgggagTGATGAATAAAGGGGTGGTGTATGCCCTGTGGGATTATGAAGCCCAGAACAATGACGAGCTGTCATTCCACGAGGGCGATGCCATCACCATTCTGAGGCGCAAGGATGACAATGAAACAGAGTGGTGGTGGGCCCGCCTCAACGACAAGGAAGGCTATGTGCCTAAAAACCTCCTCGGG TTGTATCCACGAATAAAACCTCGACAGCGAACCCTTGCTTGA